One window of bacterium genomic DNA carries:
- a CDS encoding alpha-L-fucosidase yields the protein MEGENTYLKDKYRQIFRNLTYPMRLKNFNPEKFIKFAKSIGAEVVVVDVRTQSYSLHETKVFVKDPVLGDRDLVRECVDICRNLGLKFVGYVAPLAFEIWWKKHPEWQQRRADGTKVETAHWKTWGCWNTGFGEFICRELKEITENYRPDGFYIDGLLIGDKGCYCEACRKKFKKEMGYDIPEKPDWNNKKWYEYMRWKYRQVEYFAEMISDAIHSIDPKIEIIYNCPYAWFSTWFGQSYLPAKYLDRVGTETYLPSSIRYSSQKNWSLITFTSYSVYVTRMLQEGKRSHCYTYIVPGSLEAEVITEINTILASGGVPCIQGCDVSIRRIMEEIKKTEPYLYESEQERCIGIVYSDITRDSYYKDIPTDDFISAYHKENYNPFFTQMHGLFKFFVEAHLPFQFIGDGQIEKGDLDGFKLLILPNVAALNEKGWENIKKYVEKGGKILATYKTGLFGIYGKSIGKELLWHNAGLFFRKQIKTEKPYLVDKKGNLQVNIPPEYNQYLLLTEEDIDNFNLDFSLLEDGGGWIEYEIPGYLDKNLHIPAEALEVNYSEEWEVILPFGYKEHPESKMEETVGIGKRKWGKGEIYYLNFDVGEVLHKGIPNLKKLLYSLIFKIASPLPVEVKAPASVFFSLWKQKKENRYVVHLVNELSPQGRPASKEEMRTEIIPVNLEILVNIPKVREIKKVLGEGDFIVNNGREVIINGLKERVVFTIKV from the coding sequence ATGGAAGGAGAGAACACATACTTAAAAGATAAATACAGGCAGATTTTCAGAAACTTGACATATCCTATGCGACTTAAAAATTTTAATCCAGAAAAATTTATAAAGTTTGCTAAGAGTATAGGTGCAGAAGTTGTGGTTGTAGATGTAAGAACCCAGAGTTATTCTCTCCATGAAACAAAAGTATTTGTGAAAGACCCTGTTTTAGGAGACCGTGACCTTGTGAGAGAATGTGTTGATATATGTAGAAATCTTGGGTTGAAATTTGTTGGGTATGTGGCGCCTTTAGCATTTGAGATATGGTGGAAAAAACATCCTGAATGGCAGCAGAGAAGGGCTGATGGAACGAAGGTTGAAACAGCACACTGGAAGACATGGGGATGCTGGAATACTGGTTTTGGAGAGTTTATATGTAGAGAGTTGAAGGAAATTACTGAAAATTACAGACCTGACGGTTTTTATATAGATGGTTTGTTAATAGGAGACAAAGGTTGTTATTGTGAAGCATGCAGGAAAAAATTTAAAAAGGAAATGGGATATGATATCCCTGAAAAGCCTGATTGGAATAACAAGAAGTGGTATGAGTATATGAGATGGAAGTACAGACAGGTAGAGTACTTTGCAGAGATGATAAGTGATGCGATACATTCAATTGACCCTAAAATAGAAATCATATATAACTGTCCTTATGCCTGGTTCAGCACATGGTTTGGACAGAGTTATCTCCCTGCAAAATATCTGGATAGAGTAGGGACAGAAACATATCTGCCATCATCTATAAGGTATTCTTCCCAAAAAAACTGGTCACTTATCACATTTACTTCTTACAGTGTTTATGTAACGAGAATGTTACAGGAAGGCAAAAGATCCCATTGTTATACATACATAGTCCCTGGCTCTTTGGAAGCAGAAGTGATAACTGAAATAAATACTATTCTTGCTAGTGGTGGAGTACCCTGTATTCAGGGATGCGATGTTTCTATAAGAAGAATAATGGAAGAAATTAAAAAAACAGAACCATATCTCTATGAGAGTGAACAGGAAAGATGTATAGGGATTGTTTATTCGGATATAACGAGGGATTCATATTATAAAGATATTCCTACTGATGATTTTATTTCTGCTTATCATAAGGAAAATTATAATCCCTTTTTTACTCAGATGCATGGATTGTTTAAATTTTTTGTTGAAGCACATCTACCTTTTCAGTTTATAGGGGATGGACAGATTGAAAAAGGGGATTTAGATGGCTTTAAGTTGTTGATTTTACCGAACGTTGCTGCACTGAATGAAAAAGGATGGGAAAATATCAAAAAATATGTTGAGAAAGGTGGTAAGATACTTGCAACATACAAAACAGGTCTATTTGGTATCTATGGGAAAAGCATTGGTAAGGAACTGCTATGGCATAATGCTGGCTTGTTTTTCAGAAAACAGATAAAAACAGAGAAACCCTATCTGGTAGATAAGAAGGGAAACCTTCAGGTTAATATCCCTCCTGAATACAATCAATATCTTCTTCTAACTGAAGAAGATATTGATAATTTTAATCTGGACTTTTCTCTCTTAGAAGATGGAGGTGGCTGGATAGAATATGAAATTCCCGGTTATTTAGATAAAAACTTACATATTCCGGCAGAGGCACTTGAGGTAAATTACAGTGAAGAATGGGAAGTTATCCTCCCTTTTGGATATAAAGAGCATCCTGAAAGTAAAATGGAAGAAACTGTAGGTATAGGGAAAAGAAAATGGGGAAAAGGGGAGATTTATTATTTAAACTTTGATGTAGGTGAGGTTTTACATAAAGGAATACCTAATTTAAAGAAACTTTTATATTCACTTATTTTTAAAATAGCCAGTCCATTACCTGTAGAAGTAAAAGCACCAGCGAGTGTTTTTTTCTCTTTATGGAAACAGAAAAAAGAAAATAGATATGTGGTTCATCTTGTAAATGAGTTATCTCCTCAGGGTAGACCTGCAAGCAAAGAAGAGATGAGAACAGAGATTATACCTGTTAATTTAGAGATTCTTGTAAATATACCAAAGGTTCGTGAAATAAAAAAAGTGTTAGGTGAAGGGGATTTTATAGTGAATAATGGTAGAGAAGTAATTATAAATGGGCTGAAAGAGAGGGTTGTTTTCACGATAAAAGTATAA